The DNA sequence ACGAAATAGATGGATTAAAGGGTTGAATTTATGGAACAGACTTGAGGATTAATGTGTAGAACAATCATTATCTTtaagaaaatgctgaaaaactaTTTAATGAATAAGTAGAGGAATATGGTCTAACGTGgtactttgtgtttatggaCATTGTTCAGTGAAGTAGTATTATCTTcagttatttattgatttattttcattaatgatgcTCTACCTTACTTTCAATGAGCATGAAGTGTGTAATACAATGAAGTAGAACTGTTTCTGTCTTATTTAGGAGGATTTGTTGGCTTTTTGATACGTATTCTGGTTTGATAAAATTGACATGTTTCTTTATGTGCTccagaacaaaacaaagcttgatgattatgatgaaaaCATCAAGAAATACATAATGAGACATGGTAAGCAAGcacaatatttacatacaagTGAGCACAATAAGCAAACCAGACATCCTGCTCAGCCTCTTATCATTGTGCAGATCTTCTTGCAGTCTTCTTTGTGATCAGATGAGCTCTTTAGAAACATTAAGAGGAGTGCCTTTCCTTTATATACTACTGGGTCATCTATCCAGCACCTGTTCTGTCAAGACAATAGAGGCCTTGCTGTACATGCTTCCTGCAGTGGAAATGTATGGCATGCCATGTGGAGGATATTTTGAATAAGAACATGTCAAACAAGCTTCAAGGAGATGAAGGCAGGACATTTAGTGGATCTATATTTGAACGAGTGACAATGATTTCACTTACAGTAACCAGATATGCAAAGAATTCCCTGTTGTGCATGAAGGGGATTATGACAGGGATGAGGGGTCTGGCTGTTCTGGCCGTCTGAAAGCATTATTGCTGATAGACGTCAGTGGTTTCAACAGCTGTTGAGGCATTCAGCTCATTATGGGGAGCAACATTATTCGCTGCCCCTGGGCCTGAGGAAATGTCTCATTTGACAGTGTAAAGTGTTAATTCTGTGTCAGGCCACTAACACAGAGGTGTAAATTTAAATGATCCACATCGCAGCTTCTGACTCCTATCAAGTGACTCCTGAAGCACACGTTCACCTTCGccttccctctctccattcTCTCGATGGCAGTatgtaaaaacatcagcaaaatGAGGCCATGCAGGAGGTATGAAGAGCACTAAAAAGATGAGGTTTTGATCTTAACAACATCTTCAAGGTCATTCAGTTTGACCCCGGACTGGGAGCAGTATGGCAATCAAAAAAGTGGGTGATGTGCAGACCCAAAGCGTAGGGCTTGCATGGCTATTTTTAGGAGTCGGATGGACTATTTTAACATGATCATCAGCCATGTATGGTGTTAAGCTAATAGTGGATCAGATGCAGAGATGCTATAACATGATTTAGAGCTAATCCCTCAGGTGCACACATAAGAGACACGTAAAGCAGAGATGGTTTCTATTTATACCTTTATTACCTCCCTGAATCAAGCAAACGCACAACAGATttgtacattcacacacacatacacactctcactAACTAGACACTAACCTAACCCTAATTTGATGTAACGTTTTTTCCAAATGTAACCATCTAAATTATAACAGCAATCCCTATTCTAAACTCTGATGTTAAACTTGCTCAGGATAAATGTcacagctttatttattcacctTCATGTCAGTCACCTTTTGAAGTTAGTTGCATATAATAGGCTACCATACAGATAATATTGCATGATATCACAGTTGAAATAACAGTTTGACAACCCTAAAAACAATAAACGTCTTGTTTACAGCGATGAATCATCTCAAATAAGTCTTGTCTCTGCAAGTTGTTTGAAATCAGCAGCTGCCTGGAACCAAATACACTTTGCTAAATAGATCAAGAGTCTAAAGGACAGAGAGTCTCTATAGACTGTAGGTTTAGATTTATTGACAACAATAAAACCAAATAGCtatatcagactttgtcagGGATAGATTTATTTCCATCGTCACAATTGTGAGGTTATCTGAGGCCAATTTTTGGGTCATTTCAGGTTAAATGTGCCATAAAATTGTCTTCATTGTGATTGATGATAAATAGATTTCTGTTGTAAACTTTGAAAAATGATGCTCAGTAGTGAATTTGTGCTTTTCTCTCTTATTATCACAGTGTGATTACAAGCTGCCCTCATGGTTATCTTTCAGCTTTGTAATGCTTTTTTTCACGACCGAAACCAGCGTGTCAAGTGTTGGACCACATCAGTCCTGCCTCTGGTCTTCCTCACCGCCCTGCAGGCCGTGCAGTAGTGTTCAGCCCAGAAGGCGGGTTGGTGCACGCTGTAGCTCCCTCTCCAGTCAAGGTGCCGCCTCAGCCGGGCCGGGTTGTGCCTCAGCATCAACAGGTACCGGGCCAGCCCTCGGACTGTGGGGAAGTCGTCCACGTGGATAAAGGCCTCCGGGGGAAGGAAGCGCTCATAGTTCTGTCTGGAAGGACCCAGGACCACCGGCACGGCACCGGCCAGCACGGCGTGCCACAGCTTCTCCGTGATGTAGTCGGTGTGCTGCGAGTTCTCCAGCGCCAGGTAGAACTGGTACCGTCCCACCAGCCGCACCACGCTGCCCTTGCCGTTATCCTCCGGTAACGGGCGGCCCGCGCGGCCGAACACATCCACCTGAATGTACTGACGGAGCTTGTAGTAGAAGGCCACGCGCGCATGGGACTCCGACCAATTGCTCACGACCCACGCAACGAGGCGGGGCCGGAGGCGGTCTGATCGCGAGGGTCCTCGGAGAGGGTGCGTATTGAGGTTCCGGAGACCCTCGGCTGTGTGCACACGGGGGATCAGATAACCGTAGGGAAGGAAAATGTCCGAGTCTGTCCGGTAGCTCATTGTGAGGTTGAAACGTCCCTCGAAGCGCCACAGACGGGGCGTGTGCGTGGGGGACTCGTAGTTCATCCATATCCACTTTTGCGCAGGTGGACGCGGTTCCGGTGGCAGCTCTACGGTGCTGGTGGCAATGTCCCGGTGGTGAAAGATCACAGCATCAGCCTCCGCGTAATCAAAGGTGTCGTCGGTCAGCGTGCACCCCCTTACTTGATAGAGCGCAAAGCAGTCCGGAAGTTTGCGGTACCGACCAAACGGATGCGTCCAAATCAAGAGTGTCACCGCGGGGTTTTCCTCAGCGATAGGAACAAACGGTTCCGACGTGAAGGGGTCCGGTAAGTAGAGAAGAGAAACTCCGAGGAACAGCAAGAAACCGGCAGTGACCGCGCACACAGAGGAGCACGTCCTgctgagaacacacacacaacatttctCCCGCTGGAACAAACCAGAGCTCCTGTTTGCTCTGAGAGCTGTGATTGTAGAGCGGCCCGCTGCTCTCCAGTGAACCCCAACTCCCATCGACCCCCTTCACCATGCAGTTCCCTCGAAATATACAAACCTTTTTAACATCAGAATCAATCTGTCTCCTTTGTCCTCAAAATAATAGCCTATACGTAAACCTTTCAAAGAAACGTAGAGAACAAAAACCAATCCCTGCGTTAATGACAGCCTGCTGGCACACCCTACGCCCTACTTTAAAGTCATTATGGTTTCTGTTGATAAGGAGGAAGGCAGATAAGGAGCAGGACAGAGTATTGGACAATTAAACCCGCAACAGTTCACAAGTCCATTAAGCTGCTCCCTGCATCGCTGTCGCCTGTCCTTCCTGTCCTACCTGTCCTGCACGGGTGGTGCTATGTAATTTCACGCTGTCTTCTTggccaaaacagagaaaaaaacacttgaaccAGTACTGTATGCTCAAACATTTTGACGTGGCAGCATTGGTCTGGGTTTCTACCGATGAATGGCCCTTTTGTGAGGCCTGCTGACTGTCGGTCGGCCTCCCAGGCACTTTTAGGCTGGGTAAACACTTTGGCTCAGGGCGCGGTGTCCTGCTGATGAAATAAGCAAGCGtattttttagttgttttttttttaaacaggacGTATTTGTCATTTAGCTTGTAAATTACTCTGTTATTGAAAAGCATGTTATTTTAGGATGGAGGTCAGGGGTCAAATCAGAAGCCAGAGATGTGGAGAAATGGCAACACTGGAGCCTAATTTCAGAGTTCTGGTCATTAAAGTTATATCTGGTAATAATAAAAGAATGCCTCAGATGTTATGGGTTGACTAATGTGATCTTTTTTCCAGATAAACCTTGTAAGAGGCCTCATGTATCCCCATTGAAACCactacagtccatttaccactAGGTGTCTCCCTACACAAGCACAAAGCACCCCTATAAAAGTGTCCTGTGCAGCTTTTGAAGTGCAGTGACACTGGGATTTATCCCTAAACATGCATGTTTAATTTCACCaatgaataaacatttcatCTGTAAATTAGGAATGCAGCAGCGGTGCTTTGAAAAGGTTTGTCTcggatgttttatttattagatATGACCCAGCATTGCAACAGCCTCTAACCAGAAATCTTAATAAACTGACTCACAATTTAAATTTGGTGATCTGACTTAAACAAATACACCCTCTGTATAATGACACATTCACTCTCTGTGCGTAAAAGGATCGACTGTCCAGGTTGTGAATGCATTCTGATCAGAAACCCATGAAAAAATGATGAGACGGCAGGGTCGGAAACCCTGTGCAGTGTTGTGTCTGAGCTCTGGTGGGCAGGAAAAACATGCTGTGACTGGGACAACATTATTCCTCCCCACAGACGCAGAGTATGTCATGAAGTCTGAATGTAAgcggggggagaaaaaaaaaatggcagacAAGGAGGAGTGGGAGGAGATGAAGCAAGAAGCATGTGTGTCTCCACTGGGtcctcctccttcctgttaCATCCATTCACTTTTCTTCACCGtggagcaaaagaaaaaaaaaatctctttgtgtgtttttgtgcgtgcaagagcatgtgtatgtgtgtgtgtgtgtgtgtgtgtgtgtgactagtTATCCTCATAAGAGGTTTTGTATTCTTTCTGCATTATTTATCCTCTCTTTCATCTGAGCAGTTCTATTTTCAGCCAATCATTTAATGTCCTGCCCGAGGTTATCTTGAGTTCAGAAGAAACGGCAATCTCATAAGTTATGGATACATGGCGAAGCTCGACATTATAAACACACGTATCACAGAAATAGCAGAGGTGGCCGAGGTCAGGAACTGACACATAGTGAGTCTtctttcagtattttgtttattgtaatCTTTATGCAGCACAATTCATGTAAATGTTGCTGAAAATATACTATAATTAAAGTTGAACTGATTGGTGATATGGTGACATTTTCCTCTGTGTGCTTCAGCTCAAATTACAGCCAGGAGTGATACACAAAGCTTAGCATTTATGTCTGCTTTATGTTTTCTGTCCACTCATTTCT is a window from the Thunnus thynnus chromosome 7, fThuThy2.1, whole genome shotgun sequence genome containing:
- the LOC137186162 gene encoding alpha-(1,3)-fucosyltransferase 4-like, which encodes MGVGVHWRAAGRSTITALRANRSSGLFQREKCCVCVLSRTCSSVCAVTAGFLLFLGVSLLYLPDPFTSEPFVPIAEENPAVTLLIWTHPFGRYRKLPDCFALYQVRGCTLTDDTFDYAEADAVIFHHRDIATSTVELPPEPRPPAQKWIWMNYESPTHTPRLWRFEGRFNLTMSYRTDSDIFLPYGYLIPRVHTAEGLRNLNTHPLRGPSRSDRLRPRLVAWVVSNWSESHARVAFYYKLRQYIQVDVFGRAGRPLPEDNGKGSVVRLVGRYQFYLALENSQHTDYITEKLWHAVLAGAVPVVLGPSRQNYERFLPPEAFIHVDDFPTVRGLARYLLMLRHNPARLRRHLDWRGSYSVHQPAFWAEHYCTACRAVRKTRGRTDVVQHLTRWFRS